A window from Acidobacteriota bacterium encodes these proteins:
- a CDS encoding sugar phosphate isomerase/epimerase codes for MELTSYFFPATFDRAYLNEVKRRCHINGLDISGGAIRNNYTLPDGDPELEKWLAHTDTWLGHYAVLGAPVVRVFSGVPPKGMSEEQGIANGIKNLRKALVFAEKHGVILGLENHDYLTKIDRMLPALAQIDSPWFGVNLDSGNVDDTDVYPQLAKIVPYAVNVQLKVDTGPVKQKVPTDVPRFVKLLKDANYRGYVVLEYESAPDPYEAIPGHLAALRDAIAKA; via the coding sequence GTGGAGCTCACGTCGTACTTCTTCCCGGCGACGTTCGACCGCGCGTATCTCAACGAGGTCAAGCGCCGGTGCCACATCAACGGGCTCGACATCTCGGGCGGCGCGATCCGGAACAACTACACGCTGCCCGACGGCGATCCGGAACTGGAGAAGTGGCTGGCCCACACAGACACGTGGCTCGGCCACTACGCGGTGCTCGGCGCGCCCGTGGTGCGCGTGTTCAGCGGCGTCCCGCCTAAGGGGATGAGCGAGGAACAGGGCATCGCCAACGGGATCAAGAACCTGCGCAAGGCGCTCGTCTTCGCCGAGAAACACGGCGTGATCCTCGGCCTCGAGAACCACGACTACCTGACGAAGATCGATCGCATGCTGCCCGCCCTGGCGCAGATCGACTCGCCGTGGTTCGGCGTGAACCTCGACTCGGGCAACGTGGACGACACCGACGTCTATCCGCAGCTGGCCAAGATCGTCCCGTACGCCGTGAACGTGCAGCTCAAGGTGGATACGGGCCCCGTGAAGCAGAAGGTGCCGACCGACGTGCCGCGCTTCGTGAAGCTGCTGAAGGACGCCAACTACCGGGGCTACGTCGTGCTCGAGTACGAGAGCGCGCCGGATCCCTACGAGGCGATCCCCGGACATCTCGCCGCGCTGCGCGACGCCATCGCGAAGGCCTGA
- a CDS encoding NAD(P) transhydrogenase subunit alpha: protein MDFITALFVFMLATFIGMDVIRRVSRLLHTPLMSLTNAISAIAIVGAIILAGPQHDTMSTVLGAVAVFASTTNIISGFLITDRMLKMFKKKEPSR, encoded by the coding sequence ATGGATTTCATCACCGCGCTGTTCGTGTTCATGCTGGCGACGTTCATCGGCATGGACGTCATCAGGCGCGTGTCGCGCCTGTTGCACACGCCACTGATGTCGCTCACCAACGCGATCTCCGCGATCGCGATCGTCGGAGCCATCATCCTCGCCGGGCCGCAGCACGACACGATGAGCACCGTGCTCGGCGCCGTCGCCGTGTTCGCCTCCACGACCAACATCATCAGCGGCTTCCTCATCACCGATCGCATGCTGAAGATGTTCAAGAAGAAGGAGCCGTCGCGGTGA
- a CDS encoding NAD(P)(+) transhydrogenase (Re/Si-specific) subunit beta encodes MSPQTIDLVYLVSAALFIFSLKWMSDPKTARNGVFAGVAAMVLAVVGTLLRPDISGYTWIFIAIVLGTIVGVPLSWVPLTAVPQRTALSHAFGGLAAGLVGIGKYYLFLHEGDLTAFRTGAIVFEVALGLMTCTGSLVAAGKLQEILPTRPVTYPGQNIVNFALIGAGVLIGVALVVNPHLTFLFPVLVVLALIFGVMLVMPIGGADMPTVISLLNSYAGLAAVAMGFVLENKLLIVAGALDGSSGLILSIIMCRAMNRSFTNVLFGAFGQVSAAATQTEQRTVKSATIEDAAQILENADRVVIVPGYGMAVAQAQHRVRDVFEQLTKKGIDVRFAIHPVAGRMPGHMNVLLAEAEIPYDRLVEMDDINPEMGQVDVCIILGANDVVNPAARHDKGSPIYGMPIIDADKARTVIANKRSMNPGFAGIENELYYGANTLMLFGDSKAVMGDLAKELSGETGMH; translated from the coding sequence GTGAGTCCGCAGACGATCGACCTCGTCTATCTCGTCTCGGCCGCGCTGTTCATCTTCTCGCTCAAGTGGATGAGCGACCCGAAGACGGCCCGCAACGGCGTCTTCGCGGGCGTCGCCGCGATGGTGCTCGCGGTGGTCGGCACGCTGCTGCGGCCCGACATCTCGGGCTATACCTGGATCTTCATCGCCATCGTGCTCGGCACGATCGTCGGCGTGCCGCTCTCGTGGGTGCCGCTGACGGCGGTCCCGCAGCGCACCGCGCTCTCGCACGCCTTCGGCGGCCTGGCCGCGGGCCTGGTGGGCATCGGCAAGTACTACCTGTTCCTGCACGAAGGCGATCTCACGGCGTTCCGCACCGGCGCGATCGTGTTCGAGGTGGCGCTCGGCCTGATGACGTGTACGGGCAGCCTCGTGGCAGCGGGCAAGCTGCAGGAGATTCTGCCCACGCGTCCGGTCACCTACCCGGGCCAGAACATCGTCAATTTCGCGCTGATCGGCGCGGGCGTCCTGATCGGCGTGGCGCTGGTGGTGAACCCGCACCTGACGTTCCTGTTCCCCGTGCTCGTGGTGCTGGCGCTCATCTTCGGCGTGATGCTCGTGATGCCGATCGGCGGCGCCGACATGCCGACGGTGATCTCGCTGCTCAACTCGTACGCCGGCCTCGCGGCCGTCGCCATGGGCTTCGTGCTCGAGAACAAACTGCTCATCGTGGCCGGTGCGCTCGACGGATCGTCGGGCCTGATCCTGTCGATCATCATGTGCCGCGCGATGAACCGATCGTTCACCAACGTGCTGTTCGGTGCGTTCGGGCAGGTGAGCGCCGCGGCGACGCAGACAGAGCAACGGACGGTGAAGTCCGCGACGATCGAGGACGCTGCGCAGATCCTGGAGAACGCCGATCGCGTGGTGATCGTACCCGGCTACGGGATGGCCGTGGCGCAGGCGCAGCATCGCGTGCGCGACGTGTTCGAGCAGCTCACGAAGAAGGGCATCGACGTGCGCTTCGCGATCCATCCGGTGGCCGGACGCATGCCCGGCCACATGAACGTCCTGCTCGCCGAGGCCGAGATCCCGTACGACAGACTCGTCGAGATGGACGACATCAACCCCGAGATGGGGCAGGTGGACGTCTGCATCATCCTCGGCGCCAACGACGTGGTGAACCCCGCCGCGCGGCACGACAAGGGCAGCCCGATCTACGGCATGCCGATCATCGACGCCGACAAGGCGCGCACCGTGATCGCCAACAAGCGCTCGATGAACCCGGGCTTTGCCGGCATCGAGAACGAGCTGTACTACGGCGCCAACACGCTGATGCTGTTCGGCGACTCGAAGGCCGTGATGGGCGACCTCGCCAAGGAACTCAGCGGCGAGACGGGCATGCATTGA
- a CDS encoding FAD-dependent oxidoreductase — MRVVVTGAGAFGGWTALMLRRAGATVTLVDAWGPGHARASSSGETRVIRGTYGARTIYTAMAARAMQLWREHDARSQRTFFVRSGAIWIFSGDESFGQASLEPMKAAGLPAEWLDPAQAKARWPHVSFEGVTNVLWEPEAGYALARRACEHVVETLVAEGGQYVVGQVTDVPVDGGPMRALTLDDGRTLDADRFVFACGPWLGTLFPDVIGPLIRPSRQESFYFGTPAGDARWLHMPVWLDYRASMYYGIPGNANRGFKVADDTYGPTFDPTKGDRTPTREKLAEARAFLRLRFPAIADAPLLGSEVCQYELTPDSHFLIDRHPGTPNAWLVGGGSGHGFKMGPALGEYVARRVLDQSEADDTFGLGHR; from the coding sequence TTGAGGGTCGTTGTAACAGGGGCCGGCGCATTCGGCGGCTGGACGGCGCTCATGCTGCGCCGGGCCGGCGCGACGGTCACGCTCGTGGATGCCTGGGGACCGGGCCACGCACGGGCGAGTTCCAGCGGCGAGACACGCGTCATCCGCGGCACGTACGGCGCGCGCACCATCTACACGGCGATGGCGGCGCGGGCGATGCAGTTGTGGCGCGAGCACGACGCGCGGTCGCAACGGACGTTCTTCGTTCGCTCCGGTGCCATCTGGATCTTCAGCGGCGACGAGTCTTTCGGCCAGGCATCGCTGGAGCCGATGAAAGCGGCCGGACTGCCTGCCGAGTGGCTCGATCCCGCGCAGGCGAAAGCCCGCTGGCCGCACGTCTCCTTCGAAGGCGTTACGAACGTCCTGTGGGAGCCGGAGGCCGGCTACGCCCTCGCACGCCGCGCGTGTGAGCACGTGGTCGAGACGTTGGTGGCCGAGGGCGGGCAGTACGTGGTCGGTCAGGTAACCGACGTGCCGGTGGACGGTGGTCCCATGCGCGCGCTCACGCTCGACGATGGGCGCACGCTCGATGCCGATCGGTTCGTGTTTGCGTGTGGCCCCTGGCTGGGCACCCTGTTCCCTGACGTGATTGGCCCGCTGATCCGTCCGTCGCGGCAGGAGTCGTTCTATTTCGGCACGCCCGCCGGCGACGCGCGCTGGCTGCACATGCCGGTGTGGCTCGACTACCGCGCCTCCATGTACTACGGCATTCCCGGCAACGCCAACCGCGGCTTCAAGGTTGCCGACGACACGTACGGGCCGACGTTCGATCCGACGAAAGGCGACCGTACGCCGACGAGGGAGAAGCTGGCCGAGGCACGGGCCTTCCTGCGCCTGCGGTTCCCGGCCATCGCCGACGCGCCGCTGCTCGGGTCCGAGGTTTGCCAGTACGAGCTCACGCCCGACTCGCATTTCCTCATCGATCGCCATCCCGGCACACCGAATGCGTGGCTGGTCGGCGGCGGTTCGGGACACGGCTTCAAGATGGGGCCCGCCCTCGGCGAGTACGTCGCGCGGCGCGTACTCGACCAAAGCGAGGCCGACGACACTTTCGGGCTGGGGCATCGCTGA
- a CDS encoding PAS domain S-box protein, with protein sequence MPVATTRAVVRPLTAVVRLLARPAAARVALGVALGINVLLLASAMGLWRRDLASPPVPTGLALAGVIAVVAALLLVWFHRRLSWAAGWRGAQPGTRPGRDDAFLAVAEAARVAIVTTDAEGRFTYLNAAAEQMLGVSRAHVKGVSCAQYVSPSEQQRFLEGLGKFLAGQGRLAAGVPVPLVGRRHNGEEFQAEVLLSWYESPRGRYVAGVIVDLSERLRAEAAARAVEERWKAAVEGSDDGIWDWDVTADTLHGSRRLFAMLGHDQITAVRSAEWDAFVHEEDRGRFRDDIKAHLAGESEQYVSEYRVRCSDGSYRWVLARGRVVARDAQGVATRVVGTVSDVTERRAAVETLQLAREHAERAARSKSDFLAVMSHELRTPLNGVLGMATLLGDTPLTGEQRDYLDLITRSGQSLLHLIDDVLDFSKIEAGRVVLEQIPTDVGGLAREVAAMLRVPAAEKGLSFDIDVSAGTPSPVITDPGRVRQVLFNLVGNAVKFTETGSVCVAVSCDGVDAGRATLRLTVTDTGIGIPEDKQPLLFEKFMQADASTTRRFGGTGLGLAISKGLVDGLGGTIGVTSAVGEGSCFWFTIVAPIAVAPAASRDVSWSLASLAMPAPAGRPDVAAVEPSRRVLVAEDNPVNQRVAVAMLEKLGYAADVAGDGHEAVRMARATRYAVILMDCHMPGLDGYEATRQLERLLPAGNRPPVVAMTAAGIEGARERCLSAGMADYLLKPVELPKLRAMLERWVEQPALR encoded by the coding sequence ATGCCTGTAGCCACCACGCGAGCCGTCGTGCGGCCCCTGACGGCCGTCGTGCGTCTGCTGGCGCGTCCGGCTGCGGCGCGGGTCGCGCTGGGGGTGGCGCTCGGCATCAATGTCCTGCTCCTCGCATCGGCGATGGGGCTGTGGCGACGGGATCTGGCGTCTCCTCCGGTACCGACAGGGCTGGCGTTGGCCGGCGTCATCGCGGTGGTCGCGGCACTGCTGCTGGTGTGGTTCCACAGGCGTCTGAGCTGGGCGGCCGGCTGGCGTGGCGCGCAGCCGGGCACGCGCCCGGGGCGAGACGACGCCTTCCTCGCCGTTGCCGAAGCGGCCCGCGTGGCAATCGTCACCACGGATGCCGAAGGGCGTTTCACCTACCTCAACGCGGCTGCCGAACAGATGCTCGGCGTCTCGCGCGCCCATGTGAAAGGCGTGAGCTGCGCGCAGTACGTGTCGCCGTCGGAGCAGCAGCGGTTCCTGGAAGGACTCGGCAAGTTCCTCGCTGGTCAGGGGCGCCTCGCCGCAGGCGTGCCGGTGCCGTTGGTCGGCCGTCGTCACAACGGCGAGGAGTTCCAGGCGGAAGTGCTGCTCTCGTGGTACGAGAGCCCGCGCGGACGCTACGTCGCCGGCGTCATCGTCGACCTCTCCGAGCGCCTGCGCGCCGAAGCGGCGGCGCGGGCGGTGGAGGAACGCTGGAAGGCTGCCGTCGAGGGATCTGACGACGGTATCTGGGACTGGGACGTCACGGCTGACACGCTACACGGCTCGCGCCGGCTCTTCGCGATGCTGGGACACGACCAGATCACGGCCGTGCGCAGCGCCGAGTGGGACGCCTTCGTCCACGAAGAGGATCGCGGGCGCTTCCGCGACGACATCAAGGCGCACCTGGCTGGCGAGTCCGAGCAGTACGTCTCCGAGTACCGGGTGCGCTGCAGCGATGGGAGCTATCGCTGGGTTCTCGCCCGCGGTCGCGTTGTCGCGCGTGACGCGCAGGGTGTGGCCACGCGTGTGGTCGGCACCGTGAGCGATGTGACGGAACGGCGCGCGGCCGTCGAGACGCTGCAACTCGCACGCGAGCACGCGGAACGGGCTGCACGCAGCAAGAGCGACTTCCTGGCCGTGATGAGCCACGAGTTGCGCACGCCGCTCAACGGCGTGCTCGGGATGGCGACACTGCTGGGCGACACGCCGCTCACCGGTGAGCAGCGCGACTACCTCGATCTCATCACCAGGTCCGGACAGTCTCTGCTGCACCTCATCGACGATGTGCTCGACTTCTCGAAGATCGAGGCTGGCCGCGTGGTGCTGGAGCAGATCCCCACGGATGTCGGCGGGCTGGCTCGTGAAGTCGCGGCGATGCTGCGCGTGCCCGCGGCGGAGAAGGGCCTGAGTTTCGACATCGACGTGAGTGCTGGCACGCCATCCCCCGTCATCACCGATCCGGGCCGCGTGCGACAGGTGCTGTTCAACCTCGTGGGCAACGCCGTCAAGTTCACCGAGACGGGATCGGTGTGCGTGGCCGTCTCGTGTGACGGTGTCGACGCCGGACGGGCAACGTTGCGCCTCACCGTCACCGACACGGGTATCGGGATCCCGGAGGACAAGCAGCCGCTGCTGTTCGAGAAGTTCATGCAGGCCGATGCGTCCACCACGCGTCGCTTCGGCGGTACGGGACTCGGTCTGGCCATCTCGAAGGGGCTGGTCGACGGGCTCGGCGGAACCATTGGGGTGACGAGCGCCGTGGGCGAGGGCTCGTGCTTCTGGTTCACGATCGTCGCGCCCATCGCCGTTGCTCCGGCAGCGTCGCGCGACGTGTCGTGGTCGCTGGCGTCGTTGGCGATGCCGGCGCCTGCCGGACGGCCTGATGTCGCTGCGGTCGAGCCGTCGCGCCGCGTGCTCGTGGCCGAGGACAACCCGGTCAACCAGCGCGTGGCCGTGGCGATGCTGGAGAAACTCGGATACGCGGCCGACGTGGCGGGAGACGGCCACGAGGCCGTGAGGATGGCGCGGGCGACGCGCTACGCCGTCATCCTGATGGACTGCCACATGCCGGGCCTCGACGGTTACGAGGCCACACGACAGCTCGAACGCCTGCTGCCGGCCGGGAATCGGCCACCGGTCGTGGCCATGACGGCCGCCGGGATCGAGGGCGCCCGTGAGCGCTGCCTGTCCGCGGGGATGGCCGACTACCTGCTCAAGCCCGTCGAACTGCCGAAGCTCCGCGCGATGCTCGAGCGCTGGGTCGAGCAACCCGCCCTGCGCTGA